A genomic window from Fulvitalea axinellae includes:
- a CDS encoding T9SS type A sorting domain-containing protein, with protein MRTSFFTLLLSCLTILGAFAQNPDNEDINNIQSNNPFYPKPSAGSGVNIWFWAYWGGYYNNNWSDPRNWSKGSISSNGTFHKGSTNQGIPGPNDIVIFTNQRNTWTQVHVNGNFKCRRIVFSNRRSNDPYTNNIELYIKSGKKLEVTDGFFYDTEKVNRSEAYMYLESNSTLITGSLVTEEPNGDKHSSFHEYSTSRSTIVCNASSTVIMRPRDDNDNISETKKMYLTEVVNGYHNGKFGEGYGNLRLEKGGEDCLDIESIDLFTYEQIKVKNHLYIAECTTLEVNEPIIILPGGTVDNDGSITNPDKITNPGGTPIIKDFIYSGEQENINVNNAEANYIFDNVTITGNLTLTAAKKVTINGAPIKILSSASKKAFVIPSGSVPIELGDGVPAPFEIERYYDVHPDGRTRGWYLIAPITKNNTLETWSNSVYAGVFQGGTASTVLKYDEKKYAKGEYQWTDHTNWTDPLIEPGLAFTNYFYVKGQAPASQKGSAEGVINPDGSIKYSEIGELYLYEDISVPLTYSAEDPSTPDNGSRNGYNLLANPYPFPLSMKKLRLGVSNGTANSSMFRNTILVRDAQTKSYDLYSYSHKVYAYLDNSIDQRQHLNGDFAIAPGQAFFVKTKSNNGAFDSEGKATLILKPNMRYTNGDPNSDTKNYRTENPPPSDLEYFRLNIETNKKPIYQTVMAFTDKASAKFDDEEDVYMPPLISKQIATTPAIGDYTPLAINIMPFPENQKKVHLILHGIPAGIHRLRFHDASTLLKDKDIRLKDKLTGNITRLSDSVYTFTLAEKAIQLKDRFEIILGKKPYAPDLSVRIPDTLKAPATEKFKVPLKAKGFQNVRHFEGIVTWDSKKMRLLKTESQFINIVPSAEEGKLKLTYNNALVDFSLANNGVLANLTFELNPNSNETNLKVSEIKATVRANDNTTYLTEALAPDSCHISEMPETNLSIRLVPYQNVNIENVTYTVNKDDNTEKYNIENGNKLDISSYSGKKIAVNATADNTGYAYVSVGDLLKTREYILQSFHPNYFSDAQMDVNADGKVSTADLQSMRQVILGLQGHFKSPEEDTWHFFPDKNISANTYDYTSIDPKLEMELGPEQNKATFWAVRKGDPFNSEPSTENRMDKENVTLKYNSDTNGDLITVHISTDSPLALKAMQSTLEWNPDALRLSDFSFKDGIRAEANAKEIENGKLPFLWTDDEGIIPNDFLRLEFSILDKKTSPLQLNISSSVTQSLAYDDQLNAFEVVAKDKTIYNGSGYSVSAYPNPVSEGFFFEFKMEKSSDISISIYAPNGNKLINASKSLKAGISAVKLSRGSLPAGIYIYRTMINETVHTGKIILK; from the coding sequence ATGCGAACGAGTTTCTTTACCCTTTTACTCTCATGCCTAACAATTCTGGGAGCTTTCGCACAGAATCCAGATAATGAGGACATAAATAATATTCAAAGCAACAACCCTTTTTACCCAAAACCATCCGCAGGTTCAGGTGTGAATATTTGGTTCTGGGCGTATTGGGGAGGCTACTATAATAATAATTGGAGTGATCCCAGAAACTGGAGCAAAGGCTCTATAAGCTCAAATGGCACTTTCCATAAAGGATCAACCAACCAAGGAATTCCCGGACCAAATGATATTGTGATTTTCACGAACCAAAGAAATACCTGGACACAGGTTCATGTCAATGGGAATTTCAAGTGTCGCAGAATTGTTTTCTCCAATCGACGCTCAAACGATCCGTATACCAACAATATTGAATTATATATAAAATCGGGTAAGAAACTCGAAGTAACGGACGGCTTCTTCTACGACACCGAGAAGGTTAATCGCAGTGAAGCCTATATGTACTTGGAGTCTAATTCAACGCTTATTACGGGTTCTTTGGTTACCGAAGAACCGAACGGAGACAAACATAGCTCCTTCCACGAATACAGCACATCACGCAGTACAATAGTATGTAATGCGAGTTCAACCGTAATTATGCGTCCCAGAGACGATAATGACAATATTTCGGAAACAAAAAAGATGTATCTAACCGAGGTTGTAAACGGTTATCACAACGGCAAATTCGGTGAAGGGTACGGCAACCTAAGATTGGAAAAAGGCGGAGAGGATTGTCTTGATATAGAATCGATCGATCTTTTCACATACGAGCAGATTAAAGTAAAAAATCATCTATATATAGCTGAATGCACCACCCTTGAGGTAAACGAACCAATCATTATTCTACCGGGCGGAACAGTGGATAATGACGGCAGTATAACCAACCCCGATAAAATCACTAACCCAGGTGGAACACCTATAATTAAGGATTTTATATACTCGGGCGAACAGGAAAACATTAACGTCAATAACGCTGAGGCGAACTATATATTCGATAACGTAACAATAACGGGCAACCTAACACTTACCGCCGCAAAAAAAGTCACGATAAACGGCGCACCAATCAAAATATTAAGTTCCGCAAGCAAGAAAGCTTTCGTAATTCCAAGCGGAAGCGTTCCAATAGAACTCGGCGACGGCGTGCCCGCACCTTTCGAAATAGAGCGTTACTATGACGTGCATCCAGACGGACGGACCAGAGGATGGTATCTAATTGCTCCCATAACAAAAAACAATACCTTGGAGACTTGGTCTAACTCCGTTTACGCCGGAGTTTTTCAAGGCGGTACGGCGAGCACCGTGCTAAAATACGATGAAAAAAAATACGCAAAAGGGGAATACCAATGGACCGACCATACTAATTGGACCGATCCGCTGATCGAGCCCGGTTTGGCATTCACTAACTATTTCTATGTAAAAGGACAAGCCCCGGCCTCTCAAAAAGGATCCGCTGAAGGAGTGATAAACCCGGATGGCTCGATTAAATACAGCGAAATAGGCGAGCTGTATCTATATGAGGACATTTCTGTCCCGCTTACTTATTCCGCAGAAGACCCGAGCACACCAGACAACGGATCAAGAAACGGATATAATCTTTTGGCCAATCCCTACCCGTTTCCTTTATCAATGAAAAAACTGCGACTTGGGGTATCAAACGGGACGGCTAACTCAAGCATGTTTCGAAACACGATACTCGTAAGGGACGCCCAAACAAAGTCTTACGATTTGTACAGCTATAGCCATAAGGTGTACGCTTACCTCGATAATTCTATAGACCAAAGGCAACACCTTAACGGTGATTTTGCAATAGCTCCCGGTCAAGCTTTTTTTGTAAAAACAAAGTCGAATAATGGGGCCTTCGACAGTGAGGGTAAAGCCACCTTGATACTAAAGCCAAATATGCGATACACTAATGGCGACCCAAACTCTGACACAAAAAATTATAGAACAGAAAATCCCCCCCCTTCCGACCTGGAATACTTTCGATTAAATATTGAGACAAATAAAAAACCTATTTATCAAACCGTAATGGCATTTACGGATAAGGCTTCCGCCAAATTTGACGATGAGGAAGATGTGTATATGCCACCACTTATTTCAAAACAGATTGCCACCACTCCGGCTATTGGAGATTATACTCCTTTGGCTATCAATATTATGCCATTCCCGGAAAACCAAAAAAAGGTTCACCTGATACTGCATGGTATACCCGCAGGCATTCACCGGCTTCGTTTTCATGATGCTTCTACACTTCTCAAAGACAAGGATATTCGGCTTAAAGACAAGCTAACCGGAAACATAACGAGACTTTCCGACAGCGTTTATACATTCACTTTAGCAGAGAAAGCAATACAGCTCAAAGACCGATTTGAAATAATACTCGGAAAGAAACCATATGCACCAGACTTATCAGTCAGGATACCGGACACGTTAAAGGCTCCCGCAACAGAAAAATTCAAAGTGCCATTAAAGGCGAAAGGGTTTCAAAACGTCAGGCATTTTGAGGGAATAGTAACGTGGGACAGCAAAAAAATGCGTTTGCTAAAAACAGAATCCCAATTCATTAATATCGTTCCAAGCGCTGAGGAAGGAAAGCTGAAATTGACATATAATAACGCTTTGGTTGATTTCTCTCTAGCAAATAACGGCGTGCTGGCAAACCTTACTTTTGAATTAAACCCAAATAGCAATGAAACCAATTTAAAGGTATCGGAAATTAAGGCTACCGTAAGAGCTAACGATAATACAACTTACCTAACAGAAGCCCTAGCGCCAGATAGTTGTCATATATCTGAGATGCCTGAAACTAATCTTTCTATACGGCTTGTACCGTATCAGAATGTTAATATCGAAAACGTAACCTATACGGTTAATAAAGATGATAACACGGAAAAATATAATATCGAAAATGGTAACAAACTCGATATTTCATCTTATAGCGGGAAAAAAATAGCAGTAAACGCAACTGCCGATAACACCGGATACGCTTACGTCTCTGTCGGCGATTTATTGAAGACTCGAGAATATATTTTGCAGTCATTCCACCCCAATTATTTTTCCGACGCACAAATGGACGTAAATGCCGACGGAAAAGTCTCTACTGCGGACCTCCAATCTATGAGACAGGTTATTCTTGGCTTACAAGGCCATTTCAAAAGCCCGGAGGAAGATACTTGGCATTTCTTTCCCGATAAGAATATTTCGGCAAACACATACGACTATACTTCAATCGACCCTAAACTGGAAATGGAGCTTGGTCCTGAACAAAACAAAGCCACTTTCTGGGCAGTAAGAAAAGGGGATCCCTTCAATTCGGAACCATCCACCGAGAATAGGATGGATAAAGAAAACGTCACTCTAAAATACAATTCTGACACAAACGGTGATTTAATCACGGTACATATTTCCACCGATTCTCCTCTTGCGCTAAAGGCTATGCAATCAACCCTTGAATGGAACCCTGACGCCTTGAGACTGAGTGATTTTTCGTTTAAAGACGGAATAAGAGCCGAAGCTAATGCGAAAGAAATCGAAAACGGAAAATTACCATTTTTATGGACCGATGATGAGGGGATTATTCCGAATGATTTCCTAAGACTGGAGTTTTCGATTTTGGATAAAAAAACAAGTCCCCTACAGCTCAACATCAGTTCTTCCGTAACCCAATCTTTAGCTTACGATGACCAATTAAATGCTTTTGAAGTCGTAGCAAAAGACAAAACGATTTATAACGGTTCGGGCTATTCTGTATCAGCCTACCCCAATCCCGTTTCCGAAGGTTTTTTCTTCGAATTCAAAATGGAAAAAAGTTCTGACATCTCGATTTCAATTTACGCCCCCAACGGCAATAAACTCATTAATGCGAGTAAAAGTCTTAAAGCCGGGATCAGTGCTGTAAAACTTAGCCGAGGCAGTTTACCGGCAGGGATATACATTTACAGAACAATGATAAACGAAACAGTCCACACCGGAAAAATTATATTAAAATGA
- a CDS encoding PID-CTERM protein-sorting domain-containing protein, with protein MVRSRKVAKLTLLSLILFAGSSYRNNTIAQDVTGLGPSQPSLMDASTESNDAGDPGDPGRPDGPDSPNVPIDGGASLLLAGGIALGGRQFLKHRKKEGKKS; from the coding sequence ATGGTACGAAGTCGAAAAGTAGCGAAGCTGACCCTGTTATCATTAATCCTTTTTGCAGGAAGTTCATACCGTAATAATACTATAGCCCAAGACGTTACGGGGCTTGGACCTTCTCAGCCTTCTTTAATGGATGCGAGTACCGAGTCAAACGACGCTGGCGACCCTGGAGATCCCGGAAGACCTGATGGTCCCGACAGTCCTAACGTTCCTATTGACGGTGGCGCATCGCTACTTCTTGCTGGTGGCATAGCGCTTGGAGGACGCCAATTTTTAAAACATAGAAAAAAGGAAGGGAAAAAATCCTGA
- a CDS encoding IS5 family transposase, with amino-acid sequence MIKTSSSQLSIEGFLDPEIGRLNPENRWVKLANSIPWAELGLVYESKMSTGKGSPCKPARLVIGALIVKHKLNVSDAEAIEQIKENPYLQYFVGLGSFTTEKAFDPSLFTTVRKRLGYGDFNRMSSLLQHEGIRIAEGDRDEGSKDGHSGDAEDDKRVVSCDATVAPQEIPYPTDLGLLATARVQSEKIIDLLWPVARDSGLSKKPRTYRDKAHREYVGATRKKRKGAEFWRVCARRQLNYLERNLRHIDSLIEANKGVIRLKSRFLKILMVLHEIARQQSLMLETGANRVDGRIVNVFQPHVRPIVRGKNGSDTEFGAKLSVSLHEGYSYLDKAQWDAYYEGDAEVIRGHIDSFGERNPEMKLGKFVGDKIYGNRNARQTMSGAGVEFVGSPLGRPPSSPEKIRERKENRALHQRHRSRAEGKFGEVKRGLGLDKIQARRADTSLSWIACIFFVANLKRFQSEIFFDLVFLSWKYGIWLQDGEKKQEKTVWQNILAG; translated from the coding sequence ATGATCAAGACAAGTTCCTCGCAATTGAGTATAGAAGGTTTTTTGGACCCGGAAATAGGGCGCCTTAACCCGGAAAACAGATGGGTGAAGTTGGCCAACTCCATCCCCTGGGCGGAATTGGGTTTGGTCTACGAATCGAAAATGTCGACGGGCAAGGGCAGTCCGTGCAAACCGGCCCGGCTGGTCATCGGCGCGCTGATCGTGAAGCATAAGCTGAACGTTTCGGACGCCGAGGCGATAGAACAAATCAAAGAAAATCCGTATCTCCAGTATTTCGTGGGACTCGGCTCGTTCACCACGGAAAAGGCCTTTGACCCTTCGCTGTTCACGACGGTCCGCAAGCGGCTCGGGTACGGGGATTTTAACAGGATGAGTTCGCTTTTGCAACACGAGGGGATCCGTATTGCGGAGGGCGATCGGGATGAAGGGTCCAAAGACGGGCATTCCGGGGACGCCGAAGATGACAAGCGGGTTGTCTCCTGCGACGCGACGGTGGCGCCGCAAGAGATTCCATACCCCACGGACCTTGGGCTGTTGGCTACGGCGAGGGTGCAGTCGGAGAAAATCATCGACCTCCTTTGGCCCGTCGCCAGGGATTCCGGTTTATCCAAAAAGCCCCGGACTTACCGGGATAAAGCCCATAGGGAATATGTCGGGGCGACGAGAAAAAAGAGGAAAGGAGCCGAATTCTGGCGCGTGTGCGCACGCCGACAGCTGAATTATCTGGAACGGAACCTACGGCATATCGACAGCCTCATAGAGGCCAACAAGGGCGTTATACGCCTAAAAAGCAGGTTTTTGAAGATTCTGATGGTGCTTCACGAAATCGCCAGGCAACAGTCGCTCATGCTGGAGACCGGTGCCAACAGGGTGGACGGCCGCATCGTGAACGTCTTCCAGCCCCATGTCCGGCCGATAGTCCGGGGCAAAAACGGAAGCGACACCGAGTTCGGCGCCAAATTGTCCGTAAGCCTTCACGAAGGCTATTCCTATCTGGACAAGGCGCAATGGGACGCTTACTACGAGGGTGACGCGGAAGTGATCCGCGGGCACATCGACAGTTTCGGGGAGAGAAACCCGGAAATGAAGCTCGGCAAATTCGTCGGGGACAAGATTTACGGAAACAGGAACGCCCGGCAGACCATGTCCGGCGCGGGTGTGGAATTCGTGGGCTCCCCGTTGGGAAGGCCTCCCTCAAGTCCCGAAAAAATCAGGGAACGCAAGGAAAACCGGGCGCTTCACCAACGGCACCGAAGCAGGGCGGAAGGAAAATTCGGGGAAGTGAAACGGGGACTCGGATTGGACAAAATACAGGCAAGGAGAGCGGACACTTCGCTTTCATGGATCGCCTGCATTTTCTTCGTGGCCAACTTGAAAAGATTTCAGAGCGAAATCTTTTTTGACCTTGTTTTCTTGAGCTGGAAATACGGGATATGGCTTCAAGACGGCGAAAAGAAACAGGAAAAGACTGTCTGGCAAAATATCCTAGCTGGGTAG
- a CDS encoding alpha-amylase yields MEKLGRFLLLVLLAVSVWSCSGDDEEIVESVPMIPLEPSTPIPPVEKPDSVPEGRVIMQAFYWDVPAGGTWWQKIESKIPAWSDAGITAVWLPPANKSQSGGYSMGYDPYDYYDFGKYNQHGTVETRFGSEAELKSLIETAHGKKLEVIADIVINHNSGGASEYNKWKGENTWTDFSPKSGKFIRHAEHFHPNGIHESDEGTFGGFPDLCLDNAYVQDWLWKRDDSVGKYYRDVMGFDAWRFDYVKGFAPWVVKEWNKAIGGFSVGEFWDGDVQKLYAWVKESESPAFDFPCFYKMDEAFDGNDFTKLNSDMLWKRDSEKAVTFVANHDIEHHDGARIWNKNYAYAYIMTHPGTPCLFYQDYEEWLDKEALNKLITIKRTLAKGDVTVLHIDNDEYVARREGGSGLIVFLNGSDQTKSRKVSTLWAGKRIKDATGNSDKVLTVNADGTVFVECPKENYTVWTLAE; encoded by the coding sequence ATGGAGAAGTTAGGAAGATTTTTGTTATTGGTTCTTTTGGCCGTATCGGTTTGGTCGTGTTCCGGAGATGATGAGGAAATCGTGGAAAGTGTTCCAATGATTCCTTTGGAACCATCTACGCCCATTCCGCCTGTCGAAAAGCCTGATTCTGTTCCTGAGGGCAGGGTGATTATGCAAGCGTTTTATTGGGATGTGCCGGCCGGAGGTACTTGGTGGCAAAAAATCGAATCGAAGATTCCCGCCTGGAGTGATGCCGGTATAACGGCGGTTTGGCTTCCACCTGCAAACAAATCGCAAAGTGGCGGTTATTCGATGGGGTATGATCCGTATGATTATTACGATTTTGGGAAATACAACCAGCATGGAACGGTGGAAACGCGTTTTGGATCTGAAGCGGAACTTAAAAGTCTAATAGAAACAGCCCATGGAAAAAAGCTGGAAGTGATTGCCGATATAGTTATAAACCATAACAGCGGTGGAGCCTCCGAATATAATAAATGGAAAGGTGAAAATACGTGGACAGACTTTAGCCCGAAATCGGGTAAGTTTATCAGACACGCTGAGCATTTTCATCCGAATGGAATTCATGAAAGTGATGAAGGCACTTTTGGCGGATTTCCCGATTTATGTCTTGATAATGCTTATGTGCAGGATTGGTTATGGAAGCGAGATGATTCCGTTGGAAAATACTACAGGGATGTAATGGGTTTTGACGCTTGGCGTTTCGATTATGTGAAAGGTTTCGCTCCGTGGGTAGTTAAGGAATGGAATAAGGCCATAGGCGGTTTTAGTGTGGGGGAATTCTGGGATGGTGATGTGCAGAAACTCTATGCTTGGGTAAAAGAATCCGAAAGCCCGGCGTTTGACTTTCCTTGTTTTTATAAAATGGATGAGGCGTTTGACGGAAATGATTTTACAAAACTAAATAGCGATATGCTTTGGAAACGTGATTCGGAAAAGGCGGTAACGTTTGTGGCTAATCACGATATAGAACACCACGACGGCGCCAGAATCTGGAATAAGAATTACGCTTACGCATATATCATGACGCATCCGGGAACGCCTTGCCTTTTCTATCAAGATTATGAAGAATGGCTAGATAAAGAGGCGCTGAATAAGTTAATTACGATTAAACGGACATTAGCAAAAGGAGATGTCACCGTTCTTCATATTGATAATGACGAATATGTGGCCCGTCGTGAAGGAGGTTCTGGTTTAATAGTTTTCTTGAACGGTTCAGACCAGACAAAAAGCAGAAAAGTATCAACCCTCTGGGCTGGGAAGAGAATCAAAGATGCTACGGGAAACAGCGATAAGGTTTTGACCGTAAACGCCGACGGAACCGTTTTCGTGGAATGCCCGAAAGAAAACTATACTGTTTGGACCTTGGCGGAATAA
- a CDS encoding TonB-dependent receptor — translation MKAIFSFSLVMLTMAMGAFAQSASIIGIVRGPDGPVSLAQVGLEGTSFGTVTDSDGRFEITGIEAGDYRLVCAFVGLKDYRRGISLQKGELREVKISMAENSKELEAVVVTGTRTQRKITDSPVAVNVLNAQTLSFTQSSTLSEGLSFQPGLRMETDCQTCNYTQLRMNGLQGGYSQILINSRPVFSALTGLYGLEQIPANMIDRVEVVRGGGSALYGSSAVAGTVNVITKRPKMSSYSVSNSLSLINGNVPDNMLNVNASVVNEEGNAGISFFGSRRTRNDFDENGDGYSEMPKLRTNSFGMNAFMELSDRATLGANIYSIYEFRRGGNKINEAPHLADQSEDRTHNIIIGGLDFEYKGDDWDLMAYISGQDTRRKHYTGINNFDQGEAPLEAYGNTKNYTVIGGFQYNRTLSDFLGGKNILSFGGEVKTDYTFDEIKIYDYLIDQRVTQGGVFAQSDWEMTRGLTLLTGVRLDQHNLVDGVIASPRLSLLYKWNDFQFRGAFSTGYRAPQAFDTDLHIAFSGGGVTLPEIDPDLKEERSRSYTLSVNYDRSNENYIYGFTLEGFRTRLIDTFVFEEKGEDANGNTIMHKHNGGNSTVMGATLELRANYQEKIQAEAGLTLQSSLYDDEQEFLAGLPSTDEYMRTPKQYGFWTLTYFPMPETYISLSGVYTGNMIVPHMAGAPGVTEDEYFDSPDFWETHLKISKEFHLDRIGQQIEVFAGIRNVFNAYQDDFDKGKDRDSNYIYGPSAPRTYFFGVRFGILD, via the coding sequence ATGAAAGCTATTTTTTCTTTTTCGTTGGTAATGCTGACGATGGCTATGGGGGCATTTGCCCAGAGCGCGTCAATTATAGGAATTGTACGGGGCCCGGACGGACCGGTATCGCTTGCACAAGTTGGTTTGGAGGGGACTTCATTCGGAACGGTGACCGATAGTGACGGCCGTTTTGAGATTACGGGAATAGAAGCCGGTGATTATCGTTTGGTTTGTGCGTTTGTGGGGCTAAAAGATTATCGCCGTGGAATCAGTTTGCAAAAAGGAGAGCTACGTGAGGTCAAGATATCCATGGCGGAAAATTCCAAAGAACTTGAGGCCGTGGTAGTGACAGGGACCAGAACGCAACGCAAGATAACCGATAGCCCTGTGGCGGTGAATGTTTTGAATGCCCAAACACTGAGTTTTACACAATCATCTACGCTTTCGGAGGGCCTGTCGTTTCAGCCAGGATTACGTATGGAAACCGATTGTCAAACATGTAATTATACCCAGTTGCGAATGAACGGTTTGCAGGGTGGATATTCGCAAATTCTGATCAATAGCCGTCCGGTTTTTAGCGCTCTTACGGGGCTATACGGTTTGGAACAGATTCCGGCCAATATGATAGATCGGGTGGAAGTGGTTCGTGGTGGCGGTTCGGCTCTTTATGGTTCCAGTGCGGTGGCAGGAACGGTAAACGTTATTACCAAACGCCCAAAAATGAGTTCGTATTCGGTTTCGAATAGCCTTTCGCTTATCAATGGCAACGTGCCAGATAACATGCTGAACGTTAACGCTTCGGTGGTTAATGAGGAAGGTAATGCAGGGATATCTTTTTTCGGATCTAGAAGGACTAGAAACGATTTCGATGAAAACGGAGACGGTTATTCGGAAATGCCGAAATTAAGGACGAACTCTTTCGGGATGAACGCTTTTATGGAATTAAGCGATCGGGCTACGTTGGGCGCCAACATTTACAGTATTTATGAATTTCGTAGGGGCGGAAACAAAATTAACGAGGCTCCCCACCTTGCTGACCAATCGGAGGACAGAACACATAATATTATTATCGGAGGTTTGGACTTCGAGTATAAAGGTGACGATTGGGATTTGATGGCTTATATTTCTGGTCAAGATACTAGGCGGAAACATTACACCGGAATTAATAACTTTGATCAAGGCGAAGCCCCTTTGGAAGCTTATGGAAATACAAAAAACTATACGGTAATCGGTGGTTTTCAGTATAACAGAACCCTTTCTGATTTTCTGGGAGGAAAGAATATTTTATCCTTTGGTGGAGAAGTTAAAACCGATTATACATTTGATGAGATTAAGATTTACGATTACCTAATCGATCAGCGAGTGACCCAAGGCGGTGTTTTTGCGCAAAGCGATTGGGAAATGACTAGAGGTTTAACGTTGCTGACAGGAGTTAGACTTGATCAGCATAATTTGGTAGACGGGGTTATCGCTTCCCCAAGGCTGAGTTTGCTTTACAAGTGGAATGATTTCCAGTTCCGCGGAGCCTTTTCGACGGGTTATCGCGCCCCGCAAGCTTTTGATACTGACCTTCATATAGCCTTTTCTGGCGGAGGTGTTACGTTACCAGAAATTGATCCCGATTTAAAAGAGGAACGTTCAAGAAGTTATACTCTCTCGGTTAACTATGACCGTTCGAATGAAAATTATATTTATGGCTTCACATTGGAAGGATTCCGGACTCGCCTTATAGACACTTTTGTTTTTGAAGAAAAAGGAGAGGATGCTAACGGTAACACGATAATGCATAAGCACAACGGTGGAAACTCAACTGTGATGGGAGCCACGTTGGAGTTAAGGGCTAACTATCAAGAAAAAATTCAGGCGGAAGCGGGCTTGACATTACAGAGTAGTTTATATGATGACGAACAGGAATTTTTAGCTGGTTTACCTTCGACAGACGAGTATATGAGAACGCCCAAGCAGTATGGGTTTTGGACCTTGACTTATTTCCCAATGCCTGAAACGTATATATCTCTTTCGGGTGTATACACAGGAAATATGATAGTTCCACATATGGCTGGTGCGCCTGGAGTTACGGAAGATGAGTATTTTGATTCTCCTGATTTCTGGGAAACGCATTTGAAGATTTCCAAGGAGTTTCATCTTGATCGTATAGGACAACAGATAGAAGTTTTTGCAGGGATACGAAATGTATTTAATGCGTATCAAGATGATTTTGATAAAGGAAAAGACCGGGACAGTAACTACATTTATGGGCCATCGGCTCCTAGGACTTACTTTTTCGGAGTGAGGTTTGGGATTTTAGACTAA